From a region of the Streptomyces caniferus genome:
- a CDS encoding APC family permease, producing the protein MGLLGSAVIGISTVAPVYCLTSTLGPTVGEVGVQMPAVFLAGFLPMLLVAFAYRELNNAVPDCGTSFTWTVKAFGPRVGWMCGWGLVIATIIVLSNLAGVATSFFYLLLGELTGSPAVAALDDNKAAHVLTCLVFIAAATAISYRGMTATKGVQYTLVGLQLAVLAVFVALAVIKAQSGDFAGSIDFSWTWLDPFAVQSFSAFTAGLSLSIFMFWGWDTCLTVNEETAGSAKTPGRAALLAMVVLIGSYLLTAVASQMFSGVGGKGLGLGNPDTADNVFAALADPVMGTVLGVLLFVAVLASAAASLQTTFIPVARTVLAMSTYEALPASFATIHPRFRSPGRATIAAGVATGVFYSVMSFLSENVLIDTIYALGLMICFYYAITAFACAWFFRRELRKSARDLLFKGVFPVLGGVLLAAVFFKTLIDMWDPAYGSGSSVLGVGSVFVIGVGLLALGLVIMLVMQRRSPAFFRGGVLTRATPALVVED; encoded by the coding sequence GTGGGCCTGCTCGGCAGCGCGGTCATCGGCATCTCGACCGTCGCACCCGTCTACTGCCTCACCTCGACGCTCGGCCCCACGGTCGGCGAGGTCGGGGTGCAGATGCCCGCGGTCTTCCTCGCGGGCTTCCTGCCGATGCTGCTGGTCGCCTTCGCCTACCGCGAGCTCAACAACGCGGTGCCGGACTGTGGCACCTCCTTCACCTGGACGGTCAAGGCCTTCGGCCCACGCGTCGGCTGGATGTGCGGCTGGGGGCTGGTGATCGCGACGATCATCGTGCTCTCCAACCTGGCCGGCGTCGCCACCTCGTTCTTCTATCTGCTGCTCGGCGAACTCACCGGCAGCCCGGCCGTCGCCGCCCTGGACGACAACAAGGCCGCCCACGTCCTGACCTGTCTGGTCTTCATCGCCGCCGCCACGGCCATCAGCTATCGCGGGATGACCGCCACCAAGGGTGTCCAGTACACCCTGGTCGGCCTGCAGCTCGCGGTGCTCGCCGTGTTCGTCGCGCTGGCCGTGATCAAGGCGCAGTCCGGTGACTTCGCCGGCTCCATCGACTTCTCCTGGACCTGGCTCGACCCGTTCGCCGTCCAGTCGTTCTCCGCCTTCACGGCCGGGCTGTCGCTGTCGATCTTCATGTTCTGGGGCTGGGACACCTGCCTCACGGTCAACGAGGAGACCGCCGGCAGCGCGAAGACGCCCGGCCGCGCCGCCCTGCTGGCCATGGTCGTGCTGATCGGCTCCTACCTGCTCACCGCTGTGGCCTCGCAGATGTTCTCCGGCGTCGGGGGGAAGGGCCTGGGCCTGGGCAACCCGGACACCGCCGACAACGTCTTCGCCGCCCTCGCCGACCCCGTCATGGGCACCGTGCTCGGCGTACTGCTCTTCGTCGCGGTCCTCGCCTCGGCCGCGGCCAGCTTGCAGACCACGTTCATCCCGGTGGCCCGTACGGTCCTGGCGATGAGCACCTACGAGGCGCTGCCGGCGTCCTTCGCCACGATCCACCCGCGCTTCCGCTCCCCGGGCAGGGCGACCATCGCGGCCGGCGTCGCCACCGGAGTCTTCTACTCCGTGATGAGCTTCCTCAGCGAGAACGTCCTCATCGACACCATCTATGCGCTCGGCCTCATGATCTGCTTCTACTACGCGATCACGGCTTTCGCCTGCGCCTGGTTCTTCCGCCGCGAGCTGCGGAAATCGGCCCGCGACCTGCTGTTCAAGGGGGTCTTCCCGGTCCTGGGCGGAGTCCTGCTCGCGGCCGTCTTCTTCAAGACCCTCATCGACATGTGGGATCCCGCCTACGGCTCGGGCAGTTCGGTCCTCGGTGTCGGCTCGGTCTTCGTCATCGGCGTCGGCCTGCTGGCCCTGGGCCTCGTGATCATGCTGGTGATGCAGCGCCGCAGCCCCGCCTTCTTCCGCGGCGGGGTGTTGACCCGGGCGACGCCGGCGTTGGTCGTGGAGGACTAG